From Streptomyces sp. CMB-StM0423, a single genomic window includes:
- a CDS encoding cellulose-binding protein: MSDTANPFGFEFARRGYDREQVDERITKLVADRDSALSRITSLEKRIEELHLETQNAQAQIADSEPSYAGLGARVEKILRLAEEEAKDLREEARRAADQHRELAESAAQQVRNDAESFAAERKAKAEDEGARIVEKAKGEASGLRAEAKKDAQSKREEADTLFEETRAKAAQAAADFETNLAKRREQSERDLASRQAKAEKRLAEIEHRAEQLRLEAEKLRTDAERRARQTVETAQRQSEDIVADANSKAERIRSESERELAALTNRRDSINAQLTNVREMLATLTGAQVAAQTGADEVEDKPGVPAQQSR, from the coding sequence ATGAGCGACACGGCCAACCCCTTCGGTTTCGAGTTCGCAAGGCGCGGATACGACCGCGAACAGGTGGACGAGCGGATCACCAAGCTCGTAGCCGACCGCGACAGTGCCCTCTCGCGCATCACCTCCCTTGAGAAGCGGATCGAGGAGCTTCACCTCGAGACGCAGAACGCACAGGCGCAGATCGCCGACTCCGAGCCGTCGTACGCCGGCCTCGGTGCCCGGGTGGAGAAGATCCTGCGGCTCGCCGAGGAAGAGGCCAAGGACCTGCGCGAGGAGGCCCGCCGCGCCGCCGACCAGCACCGCGAGCTGGCCGAGTCCGCCGCGCAGCAGGTGCGCAATGACGCCGAGTCGTTCGCCGCCGAGCGCAAGGCGAAGGCCGAGGACGAGGGCGCGCGGATCGTCGAGAAGGCGAAGGGCGAGGCCAGCGGGCTGCGTGCCGAGGCGAAGAAGGACGCGCAGTCGAAGCGCGAGGAGGCGGACACCCTCTTCGAGGAGACCCGCGCCAAGGCCGCCCAGGCCGCCGCGGACTTCGAGACCAACCTCGCCAAGCGCCGGGAGCAGTCGGAGCGCGACCTCGCCTCCCGCCAGGCCAAGGCCGAGAAGCGGCTCGCGGAGATCGAGCACCGGGCCGAGCAGCTCCGCCTGGAGGCCGAGAAGCTGCGTACCGACGCCGAGCGCCGCGCCCGGCAGACGGTCGAGACCGCGCAGCGCCAGTCCGAGGACATCGTCGCGGACGCGAACTCGAAGGCCGAGCGGATCCGCAGCGAGTCGGAGCGCGAGCTGGCGGCGCTCACCAACCGCCGCGACAGCATCAACGCCCAGCTCACCAACGTCCGCGAGATGCTGGCGACGCTGACCGGCGCGCAGGTGGCCGCCCAGACCGGTGCCGACGAGGTGGAGGACAAGCCGGGCGTGCCCGCCCAGCAGTCCCGCTGA